A stretch of DNA from Leptospira bouyouniensis:
GAAGGTAACCGTTCCGCGGTACATTGTGGAGATCCAGTTGAAGAGTTTGATGGCAGTTGGTACCCCAACAAACATAGTGATAATGGAGAACACAATCCCAGCGATTGTAGACTGACCCGACACGAACATATGGTGTCCCCAAACAAGAAAGGATACAGCCGCAATCGCTACCGATGAGTAAGCAATCGCACGATAACCAAAAATTGTTTTTTTGGAAAACGCTGTGATGAGTTCAGAAATCACACCCATTGCAGGGAGGATCATGATGTATACAGCAGGGTGTGAATAGAACCAGAAGAAGTGTTGGAAAAGAACTGGGTCTCCACCGAGGTCTGGATCAAAAATTCCTACACCTAGAGTTTTTTCAGCTCCAATGAGAAGGAGAGTGATCGCAAGGATTGGCGTGGCAAGGATTTGGATGATGGAAGTGGAATAAAGAGCCCAAATCATCAGTGGGATCCTGTCCATTGTCATTCCCGGTGCTCGGAGTTTATGGGTAGTTACGATGAAGTTAAGTCCCGTTAAGATGGAAGAAAAACCCATCGTGAAGGCACCCAAAACGAGTAAAATCACCCCATTGGATGTTTTTGCAGTCGAGTAAGGAGTATAAAAAGTCCATCCTGTATCCACTTGGTTGAAGATCATGGAAGAAGCAGCAATCGCAGCTCCCGCAATGAAAATGTAGTAGGACGCAAGGTTGAGCCTTGGGAACGCAACATCTTTGGCTCCCAATTGGATCGGTAGGACAAAGTTGCCAAGGAAAGCTGGAATTCCGGGAATGATCACCATAAATACCATAATGGCACCATGGAAGGTCATAAACTTGTTGTAAGTGTCTGGATCAAGGAGTGGTTCTGCGCCAAATTTTGCTAAGTGCAGACGGATTCCCAATGCAAAGAAACCACCAATTAAGAAAAGGGTAGCAACCGTTGCAAAGTACATAAGTCCAATACGTTTGTGGTCTAGAGTGGTCATCCAAGACCAGATTCCAGATCCGTGGTTCAGGTAATTATGGTCTGCGTGACCATGTTCGGTTTTTGTATGTGCTGAACTCATCTCTCTTCCTTATTTAATGGATTTGATATATTCAATTAAGTTGGCAACGTCTTCATCAGACAATTGGCCTTGGAATAACGGCATCGCAGCAGGGTAAGTTTCTACGATTTTTGCAGAAGAAACAAGGATGGATTCGCGAAGATAGTTTTCATCCGCTTTTGTTTTCGTTCCATCAGTGAACTTACGTTCAGATCCAAAAAGACCTTTCATCGTAGGTCCGACTACTCTTGATCCATCAATAGAATGGCAAGAAGCACAAGCTTTTTGAGCAAATAAAGTTTTTCCTAAATCAGCAGGAGTGTCTGCGCCTTTTTTCTCAGCATGGTACCAAGCAGCATACTCTTCAGAAGGGATCGCTTTGATCTTGATCATCATGCCTGAGTGTTTGGTCCCACAGTATTCCGTACAAAATACGATGTATTCGCCTGGTTGTTTTGGTTCAAACCAAAGTTGAGTGAGTTTGCCTGGAACCGCATCTTGTTTGGTTCTAAACGCTGGAACATAAAAACTATGGATGACGTCTTTGGATGTGAGGATGAGTTTTGTCGCTTTACCTGCTGGAATGATCATTGGGTCATTTGCAGAACTATAAAACTCTTTTCCGTTTGCATAACGGTATGTCCATGCCCACTGCTCTGCAGTGACATGAATTTCTGCCGCCACATCTTCTGGTGGAGTTCTGAGTTTTTCAAAAATGACCATACCCCAATAAAAAATTCCCATCATGATGACGAGAGGGATAAAGGACCAAAGAAACTCTGCAAAATTATTGTGAGTAATGTATGCGGATTTCTGGTCTAAACTTGTACGTTTGAACTTGATGAGGAACCATGTCATTCCACCAATCAAGATGACAAACGAAACAAGGCTTGCTATGATCAGAAATGCATAGAGAAGATCGACTTCTTTTGCGATTTCAGTGGCCTGAATAGGCATGAACGAGGTCGCTGGAATGAGACTGCTCCAAGACATCTATGTGACTCCTTGACGGTTGTTATTTGTTATTTTTCGCCAGTT
This window harbors:
- a CDS encoding cytochrome c oxidase subunit I; the encoded protein is MSSAHTKTEHGHADHNYLNHGSGIWSWMTTLDHKRIGLMYFATVATLFLIGGFFALGIRLHLAKFGAEPLLDPDTYNKFMTFHGAIMVFMVIIPGIPAFLGNFVLPIQLGAKDVAFPRLNLASYYIFIAGAAIAASSMIFNQVDTGWTFYTPYSTAKTSNGVILLVLGAFTMGFSSILTGLNFIVTTHKLRAPGMTMDRIPLMIWALYSTSIIQILATPILAITLLLIGAEKTLGVGIFDPDLGGDPVLFQHFFWFYSHPAVYIMILPAMGVISELITAFSKKTIFGYRAIAYSSVAIAAVSFLVWGHHMFVSGQSTIAGIVFSIITMFVGVPTAIKLFNWISTMYRGTVTFEAPMLFALGFMFLFTIGGLTGVFLASTGMDVHFHDTYFVVAHFHYVMVGGTLMALMGGILYWFPKMFGRMTSDLGGRISWVLIFTGFNVTFFPQFVLGAMGMPRRYFDYLPEYTNLNQISTVGSWLIGLGFLVGLITIIHGIFKGEKATDNPWGAKTLEWQTSSPPPHENFINTPTVTAGPYDFR
- the coxB gene encoding cytochrome c oxidase subunit II, with translation MSWSSLIPATSFMPIQATEIAKEVDLLYAFLIIASLVSFVILIGGMTWFLIKFKRTSLDQKSAYITHNNFAEFLWSFIPLVIMMGIFYWGMVIFEKLRTPPEDVAAEIHVTAEQWAWTYRYANGKEFYSSANDPMIIPAGKATKLILTSKDVIHSFYVPAFRTKQDAVPGKLTQLWFEPKQPGEYIVFCTEYCGTKHSGMMIKIKAIPSEEYAAWYHAEKKGADTPADLGKTLFAQKACASCHSIDGSRVVGPTMKGLFGSERKFTDGTKTKADENYLRESILVSSAKIVETYPAAMPLFQGQLSDEDVANLIEYIKSIK